In Xiphias gladius isolate SHS-SW01 ecotype Sanya breed wild chromosome 6, ASM1685928v1, whole genome shotgun sequence, a single genomic region encodes these proteins:
- the ptger3 gene encoding prostaglandin E2 receptor EP3 subtype, which translates to MTTDSFDSLEGSQTTVSEMLCSNVSTTAREDCVTKNSSNRSVSVGFPITMMITGMVGNSLALILVYISYRKKENKRKRSFLLCIGSLALTDLFGQLLTSPIVISVYRADLNWERIDSSGKLCGFFGVCMTTFGLCALFLASAMAIERATAITNPHWYSNNMRTSVTKQILAVTWFLVLLFSLLPIAGVGKYTRQWPGTWCFISTGDREVAGNMFFAITFALLGIFSLLVTLSCNVVTIRGLIIRCKTKSGTSQSSKHWERLTTETVIQLLGIMCVLLVCWSPLLVLMLRMVSTQVSSHECNSTAVMSNHTSSQDVHLDCNFFLTVIRLASLNQILDPWVYLLFREILFRKFCIVAYAVSNCSREDCKETQVALDALNKQSRDSNNLHKPQSS; encoded by the exons ATGACCACGGACAGTTTTGACTCTCTAGAGGGCTCGCAAACGACTGTTTCAGAAATGCTGTGCTCTAACGTCTCCACGACAGCGCGCGAAGACTGTGTCACCAAGAATTCCAGTAACAGATCAGTATCAGTTGGTTTCCCTATAACCATGATGATCACTGGCATGGTGGGCAACTCATTAGCTCTCATTCTGGTGTACATCTCTtacagaaagaaggaaaataaacgGAAAAGGTCGTTCTTGCTTTGCATTGGATCGCTGGCGTTGACTGACCTGTTTGGACAGCTTTTGACGAGTCCAATAGTGATATCAGTTTACAGAGCTGATCTAAACTGGGAGCGCATCGACTCATCGGGCAAACTGTGCGGTTTCTTCGGTGTGTGTATGACAACTTTTGGCCTGTGCGCACTCTTCTTGGCCAGTGCCATGGCGATTGAAAGGGCCACGGCGATAACAAATCCACACTGGTACTCCAATAACATGAGGACAAGTGTGACAAAGCAGATTCTGGCCGTCACATGGTTTCTCGTGTTGCTCTTTTCCCTGCTGCCCATTGCAGGGGTTGGGAAATACACGCGGCAGTGGCCGGGCACCTGGTGCTTTATCAGCACGGGGGACAGAGAAGTCGCGGGCAATATGTTTTTCGCCATTACTTTCGCTTTACTTGGGATTTTCTCTCTGCTCGTGACACTTTCCTGCAATGTGGTGACGATCCGGGGCTTAATTATCCGGTGCAAAACAAAGTCAGGCACGTCTCAGTCTTCAAAACACTGGGAACGACTCACCACGGAGACCGTCATTCAACTTTTAGGGATTATGTGCGTCCTGCTTGTATGCTGGTCTCCTCTGCTG GTGCTGATGCTGAGAATGGTCTCCACCCAGGTATCCTCCCATGAGTGCAATTCAACAGCAGTGATGTCCAATCACACCTCCAGCCAGGATGTCCATTTAGACTGTAACTTCTTTCTGACCGTGATCCGCCTGGCCTCCCTCAACCAGATCCTGGACCCGTGGGTCTATCTGCTCTTCAGGGAGATCCTCTTCCGCAAGTTCTGCATTGTCGCTTATGCCGTGTCCAACTGCTCCAGAGAGGATTGCAAGGAGACCCAAGTGGCACTGGATGCTCTTAACAAGCAGAGCCGAGACAGCAACAACCTTCATAAACCACAAAGTAGCTAA
- the zranb2 gene encoding zinc finger Ran-binding domain-containing protein 2, protein MSGKSFRVSDGDWICPDKKCGNVNFARRTSCNRCGREKTTEAKMMKAGGTEIGKTLAEKSRGLFSANDWQCKTCGNVNWARRSECNMCNTPKYAKLEERTGYGGGFNERENVEYIEREESDGEYDEFGRKKKKYRGKKNSTSSSKESEKKEVTKDEDDDEEEDDDDDGDLSKYKLDDDDDDDEDGDLSKYDLNASDEEDKPAKKKGSRSGSSRSRSSSRSSSSSSRSRSRSRSRSSSSSRSGSRSRSHSRSSSRSGKGSSPRKRSRSPSSSPERTQKRSRSRSSSGGRKRRRSRSRSSERRSGQSSGSSHSGSSSKKK, encoded by the exons GTGTGGAAACGTGAACTTTGCTAGAAGAACAAGTTGTAACAGATGTGGCAGGG aGAAAACCACAGAGGCAAAGATGATGAAAGCAGGAGGAACAGAGATTGGGAAAACCCTGGCTGAGAAGAGTAGAGGCCTCTTCAGTGCAAATGATTGGCAATGCAAAAC ATGTGGCAATGTGAACTGGGCTAGACGGTCAGAGTGCAACATGTGTAACACACCGAAATATGCAAAGCTTGAAGAGAGAACAG GTTATGGTGGAGGTTTCAATGAAAGGGAAAATGTAGAATACATTGAACGGGAGGAATCTGATGGTGAATATGATGAG TTTggtaggaaaaagaaaaagtatcgtgggaagaaaaacagcacatcttcctcaaaagaaagtgaaaagaaagaagtaacaaaagatgaagatgatgatgaggaagaagacgatgatgatgatggtgaccTCTCCAAGTACAAACTGGAT gatgatgatgacgacgacgaAGATGGGGACCTATCAAAGTACGACTTGAACGCCAGTGATGAAGAAGACAAGCCAGCCAAGAAAAAGGGCAGCCGCTCAGGATCGTCCCGTTCCCGCTCATCCTCGCgctcctccagctccagttCACGGTCGAGGTCCAG GTCCCGCTCTAGAAGCTCATCCAGTTCCAGGTCTGGATCTCGTTCGAGGTCCCACTCCAG ATCCAGCTCCAGGTCTGGAAAGGGCTCCTCTCCCCGGAAGAGGTCCCGATCACCTTCCTCCTCACCTGAGAGGACACAGAAGCGCAGTCGCTCCAGGTCCTCATCTGGAGGGAGAAAACGAAGGCGCTCTAGATCACGTTCGTCCGAAAG GCGCAGTGGCCAGTCCTCTGGATCCTCCCATTCTGGCTCCagttcaaaaaagaaataa